The Erinaceus europaeus chromosome 4, mEriEur2.1, whole genome shotgun sequence genomic sequence CAAACTGTAGAATAGGGACATGAGCTTGTTCTTGTCCTCAGAATTAGTAGCAGAAGGCTGCACATACATGATAATCACTGGTCCATAGAAGAGACAGACAACAATTACGTGAGAACCACACGTGTTAAAGACCTTCTTCTTTCCCTTAGAAGATCGAATTCTGAGTGCTGTAGCTACAATGAATCCATAGGAGATAAGTATAAGTGACAGAGGAGCCAGAGAATATATTGCCCCCACAATGGAGAGCATAGCTACATTGAATGTGGTGTCAACACATGACATTTTGATCATTACTGGAACTTCACACAGAAAGTCATCTACTTTGTTGTTACCACAGAGAGGCAGCTGGATGGTGAGGGATGATTGAAGCAAAGAATTTGCCAAACCGCTTAACCATGCCATGGCCACTAGGATGATGCAGAGTTGCTGATGCATGATCGATGAGTATCTCAGGGGCTTGCAGACAGCCATATAACGATCCAATGACATCACAGCTAAGAGAACGCATTCGGTGGCTCCCAGGAAATGAAACATATAAAACTGAGTCACACAGCCTCCATAACTAATAGATTTATCTGGTCCCCAAAGATTCAGCAGCAATTGAGGGATGGTGGTTGTTGTAAaacacagatccaagaaggagaggttggaaaggaagaagtacaTAGGGCTGTCAAGATGAGGGTCAGCCCTAGATACCATGATAATTGAGATGTTTCCCACTAGTGTGCAGATGTAGGCAATAAGCACCATTACAAAGAGTGGCATTTCCAGCCAGGGATAGTCAGAAAAACCCAGGAGAATGAAGATCTTTGGAGTACTTGCATTGCTTGGATTGATAATTATCATTGCTCTTGTTGATGGATTCAAGTCAAAATGAAACTTTATGTTTCAGTTTTAAGCTTTCTTGATGgtcaatttatatatttaaataaagtgAATTAGAAAAGCATCTTTTCTGTGAACGTAAACCCAGTGACATGATTTGGTActtgaaagcaagaaaaaaaaaataagcctaaCTGCCAAGGAATAATTGCATTATAGTACATTTAAAAGAAAGACTTAACAAACCACTTTATCTAATCTCAATGCTAATGGCTATTatagtagaggagagagaaaaatgtctCATGCCAATTTACTTCATGTGCATATTACTTTCAGTTATAATCTGCTGACCCTGACCATACTCTGGTTGAATTTCTAAAATGATCTAAATAAGTTCAGTACTCTAGATGACATTGTCTTAGTTGTATAAAACCAAGAATAtatcaaaaaacaaaagcaaacaaacaaaaaacccaagaaGACATCATGGCATTTCTTACCACAAGcctcaaatctttttaaaaatattttttcaaactttatttattttattggttaggatagagagaaattaagagacgaagaggagataggtagagaaacagagagatacctggagccctgctccgccactcatgaagttttccccttgcaggtgagactAAGGGCTGGgaactggactttttttttttaaagaaaaaaacatatttcttggttatgcaaacagattcttatgcctgaggccctaaggtcccaggttcaatcccccacattaccataagccagagctgagcagtgttctggtaaaaagaaaaaaataaatttcttttttgattgttgttTTAGTAGGGAAGTAATGATTTACTAGGCAGTTGCCACATGagtgcaattttttaaatttgatatattATGTATGCtaatgaattaataatgatttacaagattataaaataacagagaGATAGGTCCACACCCAACACCCAAATCCTGTGCTCCTTCCCAACCAATgataaccaacatagttctccAAAAGTCTTAGAGGCAGGTTTTCTTCACAACCAAATCACAAATCCTAAAAtgacttcttccaacataaaactTCTGTTATATCAGACCTacaagaatgcagaggttacacaggctcctgtgctgactatgggccccaaatcaaatcgatagggtttacagttaacaatatttatatacttttcccatatttgggagctactttcttccttgaatagctttctagtcctttttccaactatgacatcatcctcccagacattaacttaggtcacctgcatattagatgtcaggcacaggcaaaaactagttgggtcatgggcttcttggaatatacctaaaatagacctattagctttttcccaagtgagaccccaaatcttcatctgcaatattcttgcctttaggttcatgattagtcaacaatttgttcttctttctatcttaactctttttcagccatcaggtttcagatgataccatgatgccaactggccttcccagggcagacaacacCATCAACGTGCCCTGGAGcctggcttccccagagctctgccccactagggaaagaaagagacagtctggaagtatggattgatctgtcagccatgttcagcaggggaacaattacagaacaattacagaagccagaccttccaccttctgcaacccatagtgaccctgggtccatactcacagaagattaaagaataggaaagctatcagggtaggggatgggatatggagctctggtggtgggaattgtgtggaactgtactcctcttatcctatggtcttgtcagtgtttccattttataaatataagtaaaaaaaaaagaactgttaaaTAAGGGAACATGCAGCTGGTAGGAAGTATTCTTTAAACATGTTCAGTGTCTGAGAAATGAGATTTAATAAATTGTACAGCTAGGTGACATAAGCTAAAAAAAAGTACCACAGTAGGTTGTAATCTGTTATGTGTCTAAAAGTAAAATTCTACAGTGAACTGTGCTATTTTATTGGTTTATTACATTTTTTCCCTTCATATGTGAGTTTATGTATATACAAGTCATGAAGTAAGTGCATAACGTAATATAGgtaatggggaaaaattgaaaagccctacagaaaagaaaacatttgtcagtgcttctgttttataaataaaaattaaattcataaaaaggaaaaaagaaaagaaaaccgaaAATGTGGATCTAGTCTATTGGCAGTAGTTGACATAAATTTTAAACTTTGCTTAAATATATGAAATTCTCTGTTCACATTGTACAAGAATTGATTAGTTTATGGTGTATGGCTACACTTTATTACATGATATACTTAATATTAAGTAGTAATATTAGTGAAATATCCCCTATTTGATTATGAACCTATAGGTGCTAATTTATTTTGTCATGTTGCATGCAAATATTAACAATCTACACATCCTCACATAAAATTCTCATAAAAATCACAacttttttgctttaatttttcaaAACTGCTCATATTATTTGACTTGAATCAAATCCAATGATTTTAAGTTTTAtgctaata encodes the following:
- the LOC103127701 gene encoding olfactory receptor 2B11-like — translated: MIIINPSNASTPKIFILLGFSDYPWLEMPLFVMVLIAYICTLVGNISIIMVSRADPHLDSPMYFFLSNLSFLDLCFTTTTIPQLLLNLWGPDKSISYGGCVTQFYMFHFLGATECVLLAVMSLDRYMAVCKPLRYSSIMHQQLCIILVAMAWLSGLANSLLQSSLTIQLPLCGNNKVDDFLCEVPVMIKMSCVDTTFNVAMLSIVGAIYSLAPLSLILISYGFIVATALRIRSSKGKKKVFNTCGSHVIVVCLFYGPVIIMYVQPSATNSEDKNKLMSLFYSLVTPMLNPFIYTLRNKDVKGAMKRLLVSLCHRGRE